From the genome of Elusimicrobiota bacterium:
TAATTGACTTTCCAAGTGCCTTTGCAACCTGCCATACCACAAACAGATTTTTATAGGCATGAGAAAATTCTTCCTGTGTATATGATTTTTCTTCTATCATCCTGAAAACATTTTTTATTTCTTTTATTCCTGACTCTGTGATAGATACATCTTCCTTAAACAGCTCTATCGGTTTAACCACAGTAAAACTTGAAATTGTTTCCTCCTCTTTTTCTTCCTCTTCAGTTATATTAATCAAAAAGACCGATTCGCCTATTTTAATCCTGTCGTTGTTTTTTAAGACCCTTTCCTTTACCCTTTCATCATTAACAAAAGTTCCGTTTCTTGACCCCGTATCAGTAATGACTACCTTCCCTTCCAACTGCTCTAATTTTGCATGATTTCTTGAAACAACATAGTCCTCCAGAATAACAGAATTTTCTCTGCCTCTGCCAAGAGTCATTTTTTTATTTCCAAGTTCATACTGTTTATCCTTACAGGCACCCGCTATCCCCTTAAGTATTACCATATTTTCTCCTTATTTTCCTATGGCAGGTTAAAACAAGGTGTGCTTTTCGGTTTTTATGTTGAGAAGTTTTTTGATTCGTATCAATAATTCATCCATTTCGGTGGTTTAATTATACAATCTGCAGCGCCTATTTTAAATCCTTTTTCTACATCTATCGTGCCAGATTTAGCAGTAAACAACACAACAGGGATATTTTTTGTCTGGTTATCTTTTTTAAGGTCTTCACAAACTGTAAAACCATCCATTTCAGGCATTATTATATCTAAAAAAATAAGGTCTGGTTTTTCTTGAACCGCTTTTGTTATTCCATTTTTACCATTATTAGCAGTAACCACATCGTATCCGTTTTGTTTTAATCCAAATATAAACAGTTCTAATGTTGCCGGTTCGTCATCTATGACTAAAATTTTAAGTTTTTTCTCTGGTAACATTTTTACCTCTCATTCAGCAAGAATTTTTTTTATTCTACCCAGAAGGTGATTATTATCTATTGGTTTTGTTACATAATCATTACCGCCCACATTAAATCCTTTTTCAATATCTTCAATGGCATCCTTACAGGTAACAAATATAACAGGTATATTTTTTGTATTTTCATCTGCTCTAATTTTCTTACAAACCTCAAACCCATCCATCTGAGGCAGCATAACATCAAGCAGGATTAAATCGGGTTTGTCTGTCTTTATTTTTTCAAGTGCGGATAACCCATCTTCAGCGGTAGAAATTTCATAATCTTGCTTTGTCAACCAGAAAGCAAGGAATTCCAATATCGGTGGGTCATCTTCTACTATTAAAATTTTTTTTTGCATATTATTTTACAGGTTCACTGCATCTTCAATTTTTCTAAATATTCTGTAACAGATATATCTTTATCTGTTAACATCTTTGTTTCAATTAGTTTCTTCTTGTTAAGTGAATTAAGCCAGATATAACCATCTTTTTTGAGATGATAGTGATATGTCCCAGGTTTTAAGTCAGTAAAAATAGCATTAGGAGTATACTTGGACTGTTGGATTTCATCTATTGTAACTTCGACACCTTTCAATTCTTCTACTATTGTAACTTCGCCACCTTCTAATTCTTTCGTAATATAAGCTTTTGCATTTATTGTAATAGAAAGCAATCTTTCGGGAGCAACTACA
Proteins encoded in this window:
- a CDS encoding response regulator is translated as MLPEKKLKILVIDDEPATLELFIFGLKQNGYDVVTANNGKNGITKAVQEKPDLIFLDIIMPEMDGFTVCEDLKKDNQTKNIPVVLFTAKSGTIDVEKGFKIGAADCIIKPPKWMNY
- a CDS encoding response regulator encodes the protein MQKKILIVEDDPPILEFLAFWLTKQDYEISTAEDGLSALEKIKTDKPDLILLDVMLPQMDGFEVCKKIRADENTKNIPVIFVTCKDAIEDIEKGFNVGGNDYVTKPIDNNHLLGRIKKILAE